The Streptomyces kanamyceticus DNA segment CCGCGCCCACGCGGTGCATCCCATCACCGCGGTGCAGAGCGAGTGGTCCTTGTGGAGCCGGGGCATCGAGGCGGAGGTGGTGCCGGTCTGCCGGGAGCTGGGCATCGGTGTCATCGCCTCGTCCCCGCTCGGACGCGGCTTCCTGACCGGACGGATCGGCTCGGTCGCCGATCTCGGCCCGGCGGCGGACTTCCGGCACGGGCTCCCACGGTTCAGCGAGTCCGGCCTCGGGCGCAACCAGGCTCTTGTGGCAGCCCTGAGGCCCCTGGCGGCGCGCCGCGACCTGACGCCGGCCCAGCTCGCCCTGGCCTGGCTGCACCACCAGGGCGACGACGTCGTACCCATCCCGAGCACCGCCCGCCGCGACCACCTGGCGGAGAACCTCGGCGCCGCCCGCGTCGACCTGACGGCCGACGAGCTGCGCGCCGTGACGGACGCGGTGCCGCCCACGGCCGTCCACGGCGAGCGGTACCCGCCGTTCCTGATGCGGCTCGTCGACAACTGAGACGACTCTGACGACTGATCCAACCGATCGAACTGATCGAACTGATCCAACTTCCGGCACTAGCAGAGGGACGAGAAGCGTGAAATTCCTGCAACTCGACCACGACGTCTGTGGAAAGCTCCTTCCCGGCCTCGCCGACCGAC contains these protein-coding regions:
- a CDS encoding aldo/keto reductase; amino-acid sequence: MRTDGEPLPTRRVGELRLSAQGLGCLSMTSFYARADPAEALATVRRAIDRGVTLLDTADVQGLGEGERLLGKAVAGRRDRVLLSTKVGLERDRNGEFRGVRGDRAYIRQRCHGSLRRLGVDHLDLYVKHWAAPGERIEEAIEALAELVAEGKVRHVCLSEVSADTIRRAHAVHPITAVQSEWSLWSRGIEAEVVPVCRELGIGVIASSPLGRGFLTGRIGSVADLGPAADFRHGLPRFSESGLGRNQALVAALRPLAARRDLTPAQLALAWLHHQGDDVVPIPSTARRDHLAENLGAARVDLTADELRAVTDAVPPTAVHGERYPPFLMRLVDN